In Nostoc edaphicum CCNP1411, the sequence AAATAATCAAAGGGAACCCTATCACTCTTGATTAGGAGAGTTGAGTTAAAGTCATTTCAATTGCTAAATTTTTCGTGATTTAGGATATAGCCAAAAGCTAAACAAACGGCTAACTCTAGGCATGACAATATATGTCAGCAGCAAAACCATAGTAATCGTAACGATTAACGAAATAATTAAGGGAGGTAAACCACGAAGTAGGGGGACTATAAACGTACTCAATAAATTAATTAACACAAATACTGCTCCCCAAGTTAGCAATGCTGTTTTATAGCGTGGTGGAGTTTTCAGTGGTTGACCGGGAATAGAAAACCAAGCTTCTAATCCACAAATTTCTTGAACATAAGGGTCAGATTCAACCAAATGTTTACCTTGATTGAGCCAATATTCGCGATCGCGCGATGTCATCCACGCTTTCAAATTTTCATAATTGTCAAACCGGAAGATAATCACATATTCATTTCGCACTCCAAGTTGGGGACGAATAAC encodes:
- a CDS encoding antibiotic biosynthesis monooxygenase produces the protein MEQDDQFVTVVISQLVKPGCEKAYEAWLKDITSVARTYLGHLGTNVIRPQLGVRNEYVIIFRFDNYENLKAWMTSRDREYWLNQGKHLVESDPYVQEICGLEAWFSIPGQPLKTPPRYKTALLTWGAVFVLINLLSTFIVPLLRGLPPLIISLIVTITMVLLLTYIVMPRVSRLFSFWLYPKSRKI